The sequence below is a genomic window from Draconibacterium halophilum.
TGCACCTGTAGCTGTTGAGCTTCAACAAGGTGTTTCGGATAGATTATTTATGGAAGACTGCCTTTTTGAAAAGGTAAAGAAAGGAGTAGTTATTGGGGTTGAAAACGAAACCAACAACCAGATAAACCTGCTGAATATTGCGTGTAACAATGTAGATATTGCTGTGTACTTCTCTCCCAGTGAAACAAGTATTGTTGGAAAAGGGAATAAATACCTGATCAACAATTTTGTATATGGTTTGGTCATGGATGATATGTCTGATGATTCCGAATATAAAACGGTCATCGATATGGAAGTCCTTGACCTTGTGCCCGAAAAGTTGGATAAGCTTATACCGGATCTGCCTCCAATGGATACATGGGTTAATGTCAAAGATTTTGGAGCTGTGGGCGATGGCAAAACAGATGATACACAGGCCATAAAAGAAGCGATTGCCAAACACAAAAATGTTTATCTGCCATCAGGTTGGTATCGGGTTACTGAGCCACTTAAATTGAATAAAGGAAATGCATTAATTGGTCTGCACCCTTTTGCCACTCAATTAGTGCTTGCTGAAAGTGAGGCCAATTTTAGCGGGTTTGGATCACCCGTTCCTGTGCTGGAGTCATCAGAAAGAGGAGACGATATTATCAATGGAATTGGAATAAAAACCGGCGGCTATAATAACCGTGCAGTTGGACTCAAGTGGATGGCCAGTGAGCATTCCATGATCAACGATGTGAAATTTGTAGGAGGACATGGCACCATGGCAAAACCAGGACAGCCTTCCCACGATAGAAGACGAGACCAAAATATCAGCAGCCCGTCGGAGCCGGTTTATTCGCAGGGAATGGATCTGGCCTGGGACAATCAGTACTGGAGCCTCTGGGTGACCAACAATGGCGGGGGAACACTCAAAGATATATGGACGGCTAACACTTATGCTAGTGCAGGTTTATACATCAGCAATACCGCTACCCCGGGAAAAATTTATGCCATGTCGTTGGAACATCATGTGCGACAAGAGGCTCGCTTTAATAATGTTGCCAACTGGGATTTCTATGCTTTTCAGTTTGAGGAAGAAGGCAGGGAGGGTAAAAACGCCCAAACGCTTAATTTCGCGAACTGCAATGACCTGATGTTCGCTAATTTCTGGATGTACCGCACCATTCGTGTGAATACGCCCCGGCCGTGGGGAGTGAAAGTATCCAACAGCCAGCATATTGATTTTCGTAATATGCGCAGCTGGACGCAGGTTTTGCATCTACCGGAACGTACGATTTTCGATATGGACAAAAACCTGATTGTATATCCGGGAGATTTTGCACGGGTGACCATAAGCGGAAAGGAAAAACAGAACAGAAATGAAAACCCCAATAGTATAGCCGAGAAATTAGGCTTTGGCTATGAGTTTGCTACCGGGGCTGTTTCTGACAGTAAGGGAAATGTATACTTCTGCGAAAACCAGCAGAAGCGTGTATACCGTTGGTCGGCTGAAACCAACACAATATCAATCTATGCTGATTACCCTTACAAGCCTTTTTCGCTGGCCGTTGACACCGAGGATAATTTGATTGTAATCTGCCGTTACAATCCTCAACCAGGATTTGTTGATGATAATCAGCCAAAAACAATAGAGACGCTGCCCGACAATAATCCCTATTACAGTGGTTGGGGCAATGGAGGCTGGGCAAGTCTGGCCTATGCCATAAATCCTGACCATGTGGATGACATGCAGCCACTACAACTTGTAAAAACAAATCAGGTGAAAAATGTAGAACGTGTAATCCACCCTACCCACCGGTGGAGAGAAAATTTTAAGGAGGTAGCCACAGGCATGGCCGAAACAAGCTTTGTTGCACCCGATGGTGTTACTATTATTCCCAACACTTTTGATCTTGGTCGCTCGGTGCAGCTTATGGCAGTTTCGCCAAAGCAAATCGAAGCTGTTTATGTAACTCATGAAGATCCTAAAATCACTTACCGTTTTCAGGTAGATGACAAGGGTATGCTCACAAATAGGAGCGAATTTGTAAAAAGAGGTGAGTACAGCAATGTGGTCGACAGCCGAGGTAATTTGTATTTAGCCGAAGGGGAAATATTAGTTTTTAATAATGACGGAAATGAAATTAAACGAATCAGTCTGGATGAACGTGTACATTCAATGACCTGGGGAGGTAAGAATAAAGATGAGCTATTCGTAACCACAAGCACCGCATTTTACAGGATCAAATTGTAAAAATTTAAACCATTAAACTAGCCAACTATCAAGAATGAAAAATGCAGAAGACTATTGTCCTGAAGACAAAAAAGACTGGAGAAATTGGCTTGAATTGAACCACAACAAAAAAGAGGGAGTCTGGCTCATTTTTTATCGGAAAAATTCTCCTAACTATAATCTAAGCTGGAGTGAGTCAGTAGATGAAGCGCTATGTTTTGGTTGGATCGATAGCACAAAAAGGACAATAGACAATAGGAAATACAAACAGTACTTCTGTAAACGAAAAGCAAAAAGCAATTGGTCTAAGATCAACAAGGAAAAAGTAACGATCTTAATTGACCAGGGATTGATGGAAGAAGAAGGATACAAAAGCATTGAAATTGCGAAAGAGAATGGTTCCTGGACAATTTTAGATGAAGTTGAGGCACTTGTAATTCCTGAGGATTTAAAAGCAGAATTTACGAATTACAAAGGCTCAATGGAATATTTTGAAAGCCGAAGCAAGTCGGTTAAAAAGATTTTATTGCACTGGATTGTTTCTGCCAAAAGAA
It includes:
- a CDS encoding YdeI/OmpD-associated family protein — protein: MKNAEDYCPEDKKDWRNWLELNHNKKEGVWLIFYRKNSPNYNLSWSESVDEALCFGWIDSTKRTIDNRKYKQYFCKRKAKSNWSKINKEKVTILIDQGLMEEEGYKSIEIAKENGSWTILDEVEALVIPEDLKAEFTNYKGSMEYFESRSKSVKKILLHWIVSAKRKETRRKRILEIVENASKNMKPKQFR
- a CDS encoding glycosyl hydrolase family 28-related protein codes for the protein MKLILLFLTVLLYFPLTLKAQSVYTQMPDDPEALYFTSENYDIASDGKHDVSDALQKAINKLKKEKNFGILFIPEGKYLISKTIYVPKAIRLIGYGKNRPEFILGKNTPAYQDENNYMFWFTDNLVEEGRQPRDAGAGTFYSAISNINFRIEKGNPKAIALRTHFAQHSFVSHCNFYTGDGYAGIYDLGNEIEDLKFYGGEYGISTARTSPGWPMMMIDLYFEGQRSAAIISRNTGMTIVSMHVKDAPVAVELQQGVSDRLFMEDCLFEKVKKGVVIGVENETNNQINLLNIACNNVDIAVYFSPSETSIVGKGNKYLINNFVYGLVMDDMSDDSEYKTVIDMEVLDLVPEKLDKLIPDLPPMDTWVNVKDFGAVGDGKTDDTQAIKEAIAKHKNVYLPSGWYRVTEPLKLNKGNALIGLHPFATQLVLAESEANFSGFGSPVPVLESSERGDDIINGIGIKTGGYNNRAVGLKWMASEHSMINDVKFVGGHGTMAKPGQPSHDRRRDQNISSPSEPVYSQGMDLAWDNQYWSLWVTNNGGGTLKDIWTANTYASAGLYISNTATPGKIYAMSLEHHVRQEARFNNVANWDFYAFQFEEEGREGKNAQTLNFANCNDLMFANFWMYRTIRVNTPRPWGVKVSNSQHIDFRNMRSWTQVLHLPERTIFDMDKNLIVYPGDFARVTISGKEKQNRNENPNSIAEKLGFGYEFATGAVSDSKGNVYFCENQQKRVYRWSAETNTISIYADYPYKPFSLAVDTEDNLIVICRYNPQPGFVDDNQPKTIETLPDNNPYYSGWGNGGWASLAYAINPDHVDDMQPLQLVKTNQVKNVERVIHPTHRWRENFKEVATGMAETSFVAPDGVTIIPNTFDLGRSVQLMAVSPKQIEAVYVTHEDPKITYRFQVDDKGMLTNRSEFVKRGEYSNVVDSRGNLYLAEGEILVFNNDGNEIKRISLDERVHSMTWGGKNKDELFVTTSTAFYRIKL